A window from uncultured Desulfobacter sp. encodes these proteins:
- a CDS encoding phage portal protein: MEEIKNDSSSMAFTFGDPEPILDGQYLTDYVGIWLLDNGQYYTPPVSWAGLARLRGANAYHGPLLEFKANMILRRFVASAACPLSQMQPFTTDYVTFNNSYFQMIKNFLGETVFLKHLPAINMRRMKTENQYCMLNVDGSRTDFEVGEVIHIKNYDVAQIIYGLPTYLGAIQSMLLNEDATLFRRRYYMNGAHVGYIFYSSSASLEEKDKNSIRDAVKSAKKLGNFRNLFLHIPNGREKDIQIIPVGDFSTKDELQKIKNISRDDIIAAHRIPPALASIVPAEARGGFGDIEKSDIVYEKNEIEPLRNHLAQINDYLPAKWRISFAHPEYEE; encoded by the coding sequence ATGGAAGAGATCAAAAACGATTCATCATCAATGGCCTTTACCTTCGGAGATCCGGAACCCATCCTTGACGGGCAGTACCTGACCGATTATGTGGGGATCTGGCTCCTGGATAATGGGCAGTATTATACACCGCCGGTGTCTTGGGCCGGCCTGGCCAGGCTGAGAGGTGCGAATGCATACCACGGGCCGCTTTTGGAGTTCAAAGCAAACATGATCCTGCGCCGGTTTGTGGCCTCTGCGGCATGCCCGTTGTCACAAATGCAGCCGTTTACAACTGATTATGTGACATTCAATAACTCATATTTCCAGATGATTAAAAACTTTCTTGGAGAAACCGTTTTCTTAAAACACCTGCCGGCCATAAACATGCGCCGGATGAAAACAGAAAATCAATACTGCATGCTCAATGTGGACGGATCCAGGACTGACTTTGAAGTGGGTGAGGTGATCCATATAAAAAATTATGACGTGGCCCAGATCATTTATGGCCTGCCAACATATTTGGGTGCAATCCAGTCCATGTTGTTAAATGAGGATGCAACATTGTTCCGGCGTCGATATTACATGAACGGGGCCCATGTCGGATACATTTTTTATTCATCATCCGCGAGCCTGGAGGAAAAGGACAAGAACTCTATCCGTGACGCCGTGAAATCAGCCAAAAAACTTGGCAATTTTCGGAATCTATTTCTTCACATCCCCAACGGCAGGGAAAAGGATATCCAGATCATACCGGTGGGGGATTTTTCCACAAAGGATGAGCTGCAGAAAATCAAAAATATTTCCCGGGATGACATCATCGCAGCACACAGGATACCGCCGGCATTGGCCTCCATTGTTCCGGCAGAGGCCAGGGGAGGGTTTGGGGACATAGAAAAATCAGATATTGTTTATGAAAAAAACGAAATAGAGCCCTTGCGTAACCATTTGGCCCAAATAAATGATTATTTACCGGCAAAATGGCGCATATCCTTTGCGCATCCAGAATATGAGGAGTAA
- a CDS encoding terminase family protein codes for MSYYPQEILEAAKRLYLRRHKPKEIAEITNVPLRTVYDWRNKGQWDDMLSYETVEEAMARRLAILAEKEDKQPIDLEEIKSLTDSLIRLSASRSRDDSEKPQGCTGTGTGGNPKQGGKKKSNARKHKNDVSGLTEQDFKEKLHKNYFEYQLAMREERIHRMRMYLKSRQIGATWYFSQEAFEDATLEGRNKIFLSATRAQAETFRRYIIACAQQHFDIELKGNPIILHTKHGPAELHFLSNNSKSAQSYHGDVYIDEFFWIQGFNDLYKVASGMAAHKKWRKTLFSTPSAVTHQAYDLWTGDRYNQRFKKKRVEFPGFKQMQSGIICPDNTYRKIITLDDAEKAGCDLFDRAQLRLEYSPDEFKNLFGCLFVDDTFGVFKFADLENCTIDTSIWTDIDPNAKRPVGNYPVWAGYDPSRSGDDASFVILMPPLEPGGKFRMILRLKWINKSFTWQAAEIKKLIQQYNFAYMGIDVTGPGLGVFDTVRNFYPQATPIHYSVGNKTAMVLKAQEVIGANRILWDAEETTIAHAFLTIRKTTTNSGQITYAANRTDSTGHADVAWAIMHALANEPISHDHIQSATVEIL; via the coding sequence ATGAGTTACTATCCACAGGAAATATTAGAAGCGGCAAAACGGTTGTATCTGCGCCGGCACAAACCCAAGGAAATTGCAGAGATCACAAACGTTCCCCTGCGCACGGTTTATGACTGGCGGAACAAGGGCCAATGGGATGACATGCTCTCCTATGAAACCGTGGAAGAGGCCATGGCCCGCCGCCTGGCCATCCTTGCCGAAAAAGAGGACAAGCAGCCCATTGACCTGGAAGAGATCAAAAGCCTGACAGATTCACTTATCCGGCTGAGTGCAAGCCGGAGCCGTGATGATTCAGAAAAGCCCCAGGGCTGTACCGGGACCGGTACCGGCGGTAATCCCAAACAAGGGGGAAAGAAAAAGTCAAACGCCCGCAAACATAAAAATGACGTGTCCGGCCTGACCGAACAAGATTTTAAGGAAAAGCTGCATAAAAATTATTTTGAATACCAGCTTGCCATGCGCGAAGAACGCATACACCGCATGCGCATGTATCTTAAATCCAGGCAGATCGGGGCAACCTGGTATTTTTCCCAGGAGGCGTTCGAAGATGCCACCCTGGAAGGCCGCAATAAAATATTTCTCTCCGCCACCCGGGCCCAGGCCGAAACATTCCGGCGGTATATCATCGCCTGTGCCCAGCAGCATTTTGACATCGAGCTCAAGGGCAACCCCATTATCCTGCACACAAAGCACGGCCCGGCGGAACTTCATTTTTTATCGAACAATTCCAAGTCCGCCCAGTCCTATCATGGGGATGTATATATTGATGAATTTTTCTGGATCCAGGGATTTAATGATCTATATAAGGTAGCCTCCGGTATGGCAGCCCATAAGAAATGGAGAAAAACACTATTTTCCACGCCATCTGCCGTAACCCACCAGGCCTATGACCTGTGGACCGGAGACCGGTACAATCAGCGGTTTAAAAAGAAACGGGTGGAGTTCCCCGGATTTAAGCAGATGCAGTCCGGGATCATTTGTCCGGATAACACATACCGGAAAATTATCACCCTGGATGATGCGGAAAAAGCAGGGTGTGATCTGTTCGACCGGGCCCAGCTCCGGCTTGAATATTCCCCGGATGAATTTAAAAACCTGTTTGGCTGTCTGTTTGTGGATGACACATTCGGTGTTTTTAAATTTGCAGACCTGGAAAACTGCACCATTGACACCAGCATATGGACGGACATTGATCCAAATGCAAAACGGCCCGTGGGAAATTACCCGGTATGGGCCGGGTATGATCCAAGCCGGTCCGGGGATGATGCCTCATTCGTGATCCTGATGCCGCCGCTTGAACCGGGTGGGAAATTCCGGATGATTTTACGGTTGAAATGGATCAATAAAAGTTTCACCTGGCAGGCGGCAGAGATCAAAAAGCTGATCCAGCAATACAATTTTGCATACATGGGCATTGATGTAACCGGCCCGGGCCTGGGTGTGTTTGACACCGTGCGCAATTTCTATCCCCAGGCAACCCCCATCCACTATTCCGTAGGCAATAAAACAGCAATGGTGCTAAAGGCCCAGGAAGTAATCGGCGCCAATCGGATTTTATGGGATGCCGAAGAGACCACCATCGCCCACGCCTTTTTGACAATCCGCAAAACAACAACAAACAGCGGACAGATCACATATGCAGCAAACAGGACAGACAGCACCGGCCATGCGGACGTGGCATGGGCCATCATGCATGCCCTGGCAAATGAGCCCATCAGCCACGATCATATCCAGAGCGCTACGGTTGAAATTTTATAG
- a CDS encoding GPO family capsid scaffolding protein gives MPGSLVTDWKRIAKSGPTVDGRKIDPQWLKDMAETYNPDEYTAKLWIDHRRYMGSYGSVREVKAEQDGDVVRLFAKISPSRDLIERNQVWEDKLHFSIEVIENFAETGKFYLGGLAMTDEPASLGTDEMRFSTNPDRTFTARYPGDPVPDLRDAADDETAFTLFRRLLQIFSKSKPETEIKEEEPMDQKQFDELKGEFKKSLDAVSGLAERLDAFMAAGHPPQDDVADTPDDSGDDNATPPAEDFTELKTGLDDLGKKFDSLVERMEKAVPGTRFTETTAPAGDEDELL, from the coding sequence ATGCCGGGCTCTCTTGTAACAGACTGGAAACGCATTGCGAAATCAGGCCCCACCGTTGATGGACGGAAAATAGATCCCCAGTGGCTCAAGGATATGGCCGAAACATATAATCCGGATGAATACACGGCCAAGCTCTGGATTGATCATCGCAGGTATATGGGGTCTTACGGTTCGGTCCGGGAAGTGAAGGCGGAACAAGACGGTGATGTTGTCCGGCTGTTTGCCAAAATTTCCCCCAGCCGGGATCTGATCGAACGCAATCAGGTCTGGGAAGATAAACTGCATTTCAGCATTGAAGTGATTGAAAACTTTGCCGAGACCGGAAAATTCTACCTGGGCGGCCTGGCCATGACAGATGAACCGGCAAGTCTCGGCACGGATGAAATGCGTTTTTCCACAAACCCGGACCGCACATTCACGGCCCGGTATCCCGGAGATCCGGTCCCGGACCTGCGGGATGCCGCCGATGATGAAACGGCATTTACCTTGTTTCGCAGGCTTCTGCAAATCTTCTCCAAATCAAAACCAGAAACTGAAATAAAAGAGGAAGAACCCATGGACCAGAAACAATTTGATGAGCTGAAGGGCGAATTTAAAAAAAGCCTTGATGCCGTATCCGGCCTTGCTGAACGGCTTGATGCGTTTATGGCCGCCGGCCATCCGCCCCAGGATGACGTGGCGGATACCCCGGACGATTCCGGAGATGACAACGCCACACCCCCGGCAGAGGACTTTACCGAACTTAAAACCGGCCTGGACGACCTGGGGAAAAAGTTCGATTCCCTGGTTGAACGGATGGAAAAGGCCGTGCCAGGTACCCGGTTTACCGAGACAACCGCACCGGCAGGCGACGAGGACGAACTTCTTTAA
- a CDS encoding phage major capsid protein, P2 family, producing MKKETKQKFNIIKARIAKAYGVDTVSEQFSATPTVEQRLNDKIVEQDNFLSRINVISVDEIEGQNILGYASGPASGRTDTSGDGERTPNNLLGLDTYDYKLYQTNSDVYMRYATMDAWAKFPDMADRYARYVQKRIANDRCLIGWYGESAAADTNLATYPLMQDVNKGWLQYMRENLSANILTQGEKAAGEIRIGADGDFVNLDHAVAELVAGIPRYLRQDLIALIGDELVGLEKSALYQAIGAQPTEKNLATASLTKFGGMDWTTPNNFPGRGLVITSLDNLSIYMQSGTWRRHIKDKPEKDRVEDYNSRNEGYVVETPEKLVAVEFDNVTVPQNDGSWA from the coding sequence ATGAAAAAAGAGACCAAACAGAAGTTTAACATCATCAAGGCCCGCATCGCTAAAGCCTACGGGGTTGACACCGTGTCAGAACAGTTTTCGGCCACCCCCACGGTGGAACAGCGGCTGAATGATAAAATTGTTGAACAGGACAATTTCCTGTCCCGGATCAATGTCATCTCTGTTGACGAGATCGAGGGACAGAACATCCTTGGATATGCGTCCGGCCCGGCATCCGGCCGGACAGACACCAGCGGCGATGGCGAACGTACGCCGAATAATCTGCTGGGCCTGGATACCTATGACTACAAGCTTTACCAGACCAACTCTGATGTGTACATGCGCTATGCCACCATGGACGCCTGGGCCAAGTTCCCGGATATGGCGGACCGGTATGCACGTTATGTCCAAAAGCGGATTGCAAACGACCGGTGCCTGATCGGGTGGTACGGCGAGTCGGCTGCTGCCGATACTAACCTGGCCACGTACCCGTTGATGCAGGATGTCAACAAGGGCTGGCTGCAGTACATGCGGGAAAACCTGTCAGCAAACATCCTGACCCAGGGGGAGAAAGCCGCAGGGGAAATCCGGATCGGTGCGGATGGTGATTTTGTGAACCTTGACCATGCAGTGGCCGAACTTGTTGCCGGCATCCCCAGATATCTGCGCCAGGACCTGATCGCCTTGATCGGGGATGAGCTGGTAGGCCTTGAAAAATCAGCCCTGTATCAGGCCATTGGTGCCCAGCCAACGGAAAAAAACCTTGCCACTGCATCCCTGACCAAGTTCGGCGGTATGGACTGGACAACGCCGAACAACTTCCCGGGACGCGGCCTGGTGATCACCAGCCTGGACAACCTGTCCATTTACATGCAGTCTGGAACATGGCGGCGCCATATCAAGGACAAACCGGAAAAAGACCGTGTGGAAGATTACAACAGCCGAAACGAGGGCTATGTGGTGGAAACCCCGGAAAAACTTGTTGCGGTTGAATTCGACAACGTCACCGTTCCCCAGAACGACGGCTCCTGGGCATAG
- the gpM gene encoding phage terminase small subunit, which translates to MSLMKRFQAEKKKDPSYGTGVKSKVLGTMPTSTLARNQTLAKIEKELENDLAALKLIKSIKQKEQVKAESLVPKYLPTVTGLMASGSDHALLGLVLIWLFDIKDIAQAMDLAIYCIEHDVPMPERFKRDLPTYLCDTIIEWADTEFEAGRSVEPYFSRVFDLAQDWDLHDEIRAKFYRLKGLIAMGKEDFVMAVPALETAMEYGAKVKTALGDAKKKCATCLNSSTEPETDEETEPEQPTDE; encoded by the coding sequence ATGAGTCTTATGAAAAGATTTCAGGCAGAAAAGAAAAAGGATCCGTCCTACGGTACCGGTGTTAAGTCCAAGGTGCTGGGTACCATGCCGACGTCAACATTGGCAAGAAACCAAACCCTTGCCAAGATTGAAAAAGAGCTGGAAAACGATCTGGCAGCGCTCAAGCTGATCAAGAGCATTAAGCAAAAAGAGCAGGTCAAGGCGGAAAGCCTGGTGCCCAAATATTTGCCGACGGTCACCGGCCTCATGGCGTCCGGATCCGACCATGCACTGCTGGGCCTGGTGTTGATCTGGCTGTTTGACATCAAGGACATTGCCCAGGCCATGGACCTGGCGATCTACTGCATTGAACATGATGTGCCCATGCCGGAACGGTTTAAACGCGATCTGCCCACATATCTATGCGATACCATTATTGAGTGGGCGGACACTGAATTTGAAGCCGGCCGCAGTGTGGAACCATATTTTTCCCGGGTGTTTGATCTGGCTCAAGATTGGGACCTGCACGATGAGATCCGGGCCAAATTTTACCGGCTCAAGGGGCTGATCGCCATGGGCAAGGAAGACTTTGTCATGGCCGTGCCTGCCTTGGAAACCGCTATGGAGTATGGTGCAAAGGTAAAGACCGCCCTGGGCGACGCCAAGAAAAAGTGTGCCACTTGTTTGAATTCCAGCACTGAACCTGAAACTGACGAAGAGACCGAGCCAGAACAACCGACAGACGAATAG